The following coding sequences are from one Mycobacterium bourgelatii window:
- a CDS encoding SRPBCC family protein codes for MADISRTRTIAADPQAIWDILADFGALSSWADGVDHSCVLNHGPNGEPVGTTRRVQVGSNTLVERITEFDPPATLAYDIEGLPPRLGKVANRWTLRPDGAATRVTLTSTVDAGSGPPARMAEWVTLRLMAKQSDSMLAGLAKRLENAHA; via the coding sequence GTGGCAGACATCAGCCGAACCCGGACGATTGCGGCCGACCCACAGGCAATCTGGGACATCCTCGCCGACTTCGGCGCACTGAGCTCATGGGCCGACGGCGTCGACCACTCCTGTGTGCTCAACCACGGCCCCAACGGCGAACCAGTGGGCACCACGCGGCGCGTACAAGTGGGCAGTAACACGCTGGTCGAGCGCATCACCGAGTTCGACCCGCCCGCAACCCTTGCCTACGACATCGAAGGACTGCCACCCCGACTGGGCAAGGTCGCCAACCGGTGGACGCTGCGTCCCGACGGCGCAGCAACCCGAGTGACGCTCACCAGCACCGTCGATGCCGGCAGCGGCCCGCCAGCACGCATGGCGGAGTGGGTCACGCTCCGACTCATGGCAAAACAGTCCGACTCGATGCTCGCCGGGCTGGCAAAACGATTGGAGAACGCGCATGCCTGA